From Ascaphus truei isolate aAscTru1 chromosome 20, aAscTru1.hap1, whole genome shotgun sequence, one genomic window encodes:
- the LOC142471277 gene encoding uncharacterized protein LOC142471277, whose protein sequence is MEDTSVTQMYHGANHISQDTPSQSLRETVSIMAKESTSQEEGNLPDSHIYTIREHTGTEYASTPITTCNKGNMNAGNVHKSLSVKEKTFVCSDCGRCFTCNSALVIHQRIHTGERPACSECGKCFIRNSHLVIHQRSHTGERPFVCSECGKCFANNSTLVTHQKIHTGERPIVCSECGKCFTYNSALVIHQRIHTGERPFVCSECGKCFTLNSHLITHQNIHTGERPFVCSGCGKCFADNSSLVTHQRIHTGERPFVCSECGKCFTHNGNLVRHQRIHTEERPFVCSECGKCFTQISNLVTHQTIHTGERPFVCSECGKCFTYNSALVTHQRIHTEERPFVCSECGKCFTYNSALVTHQRSHTGERPFVCSECGKCFANKSCLVKHQRRHTGERPFVCSECGKCFTCNSSLLRHQKIHTRERSFVCSECGKCFTRYCTLVKHQRSHTGEKRCLL, encoded by the coding sequence ATGGAAGATACCAGTGTTACCCAAATGTATCACGGAGCAAATCACATTAGTCAGGATACACCAAGCCAGAGTCTGAGAGAAACTGTGAGCATTATGGCTAAGGAATCAACCTCACAGGAAGAAGGAAATCTCCCAGACTCCCACATTTATACCATCAGAGAACATACAGGGACAGAATATGCATCTACTCCTATTACAACGTGTAACAAAGGAAACATGAATGCAGGGAACGTTCACAAGAGCTTGTcagtaaaagaaaaaacatttgtaTGTTCGGATTGTGGGAGATGTTTCACATGTAACTCTGCTCTTGTAATACATCAGAGAATTCATACAGGAGAAAGACCtgcatgttctgaatgtgggaaatgttttatccGTAACTCTCATCTTGTTATACATCAGAGAAgtcacacaggagaaagaccctttgtatgttctgaatgtgggaaatgttttgcaAATAACTCTACTCTTGTTACACATCAgaaaattcacacaggagaaagacccattgtatgttctgaatgtggaaaATGTTTCACATATAACTCTGCTCTTGTAATACATCAGAGAATTCATacaggagaaagaccatttgtgtgttctgaatgtgggaaatgttttaccctGAACTCTCATCTTATTACACATCAGAAcattcacacaggagaaagaccatttgtGTGTTCTggatgtgggaaatgttttgccGATAACTCTAGTCTTGTTACACATCAGAGAAtacacacaggagaaagaccatttgtgtgttctgaatgtgggaaatgttttacccatAACGGTAATCTTGTTAGACATCAGAGAATACACACAGAAGAAAGAccctttgtatgttctgaatgtgggaaatgttttacccagATCTCTAATCTTGTTACACATCAGacaattcacacaggagaaagaccctttgtatgttctgaatgtgggaaatgtttcacATATAACTCTGCTCTTGTTACACATCAGAGAATACACACAGAAGAAAGAccctttgtatgttctgaatgtgggaaatgtttcacATATAACTCTGCTCTTGTTACACATCAGAGAAgtcacacaggagaaagaccatttgtgtgttctgaatgtgggaaatgttttgctaataagtcatgtcttgttaaacatcagagaagacacacaggagaaagaccatttgtatgttctgaatgtgggaaatgtttcacATGTAACTCTTCTCTCCTTAGACATCAGAAAATACACACAAGGGAAAGatcatttgtatgttctgaatgtgggaaatgttttacccgttactgtactcttgttaaacatcagagaaGTCACACAGGAGAAAAACGATGTTTGCTCTAA